The Rhizobium sp. WSM4643 genome contains the following window.
GGTGCTGCTGTGGCGATTGGCACACTCGTGGTGAAGCCGCCGGTGCCGGTCAGCCTGAACTGGCCGAGCAGGTTGTTGAGCGCTGCCGCTTCCGTGGCCAGATTGTGGCTGGCGGCGGTGGATTCCTCGACCATCGCCGCATTCTGCTGCGTGCCCTGGTCCATGGTGTTAACCGCGGTGTTGATTTCCTGCAGTCCGATCGATTGTTCGCGGGAGGCCTCGGCGATCGCGTGGACGTGCTGGTTGATCTCCTGCACCTCCTGGACGATCGCGTCGAGCGCCTTGCCGGTCTCGCCGACCAGCGAAACGCCGGTCTGCACATGCGTGCCGGAGGTGCTGATCAGCGCCTTGATTTCCTTGGCGGCCTTCGCCGAGCGCTGGGCGAGCTCGCGCACTTCCTGGGCGACGACCGCAAAGCCCTTGCCGGCATCGCCGGCGCGGGCGGCTTCGACGCCTGCGTTCAGAGCGAGCAGGTTGGTCTGGAAGGCGATGTCGTCGATGACGCCGATGATGTTGGAGATTTCGCCAGAGGACTTCTCGATCTGCTGCATGGCGGAAACGGCCTTGCGGACGACCTCGCCCGATTTCTCGGCGCCGAGGCGGGTACGGGCGACGAGCTGGCTCGCCTCTTCGGCCCGCTTGGCGGCGTCGCGCACCGTCGTGGTGATCTCCTCCAGCGCCGCTGCCGTCTCTTCGACGGAGGCCGATTGCTGTTCCGTCCGCTGGGAAAGCTGGTCTGCGGAAGAGCGGATTTCATTGGCGCCGGCGCCGATCGCCCGGGCATTGGCGCCGACCGTATGCAGGGTTTCGTTGAGCTTCTCGACTGAGTTGTTGAAATCCTCACGCAGCGCATCGAGATGGGCGACGAAGGGTTCGGCGATATGCGAGGCGAGATCGCCGTCGGCAAGGCGGCGCAGGCCGTCGCCGAGGGCGGTGACGGCGCGGTCGAGTTCGGCTGCTTCGCGGGCCTTCTGCGCCTCGCGGTCGCGGCGCTCGCTATCGCTGACGTCGCGGTCTGTTTCGGCGCGTGCCTCGATCCGGGCGCGCTCGATCGCGTTGTCGCGGAAGACCGAAACGGCCTTCGCCATCTGGCCGACTTCGTCGCCGCGGTCGAGGCCGCTGACATCGCTTGTGGTATCGCCCTCGGCGAGCCGGGTCATGCGCTGACGCAGCTGCGTCATCGGACCGGCGATGCCCATCTGGGCCACGACCACGCTGAAGCCGACGGCGGCGAGAACCGCGATGCCGATCAGAACGAGACAGAAGACGATCCGTTCGTTGACGGAAGCCGAGAGCGCGTCGCCGCCATCGGTGAGCATCGCCATCATCGCATCATTGTTGGCGATCATCTTCGGCGTCAGCGCATTGAGCTTGGCGTTGATCAGGGCAACATTCGCCTGGGCGCCGGCGCCGTCCTTGGCTTTGCTCTGTTCGATGATCTTGGTCGCCAGCGTTTCGATCTCATCGATGCCCGCCTGGATTTCATCGATCGCCGGCTTGCGGCTGGGCACCAGCGCCAGCGCCTGCTTCATGCGGTCTCGCGCCTGCGGCAGCTTGCTCGGTGTGGCGAGCGCCGTCTGGAATTCCGGCGTATCGGGCTTTATGTCGGCAAGCAGGCTTACCTGCAGCACCGAGGCCACCGCCGATGCGCTGGCGCGCGCGCTCAGCATCGAGGCCTGCGCTTCATGATCGATGAAGGCGCTGTAGGCGGCGTCCGCATGGCGGAACTCGGCGATGACGTAGACCAGCCCGGCCATCGTGATCAGCCCCATGAGCGCCACGACCGATATGATTTTTGTCCGGATTTTCAGATGCTTCAGCATGGAAATGTCACCCGATTGGCTGGGCGTGCTCGCGCGCCCGGTGATGTGAAATCAATTGTTGCAGAAAAAACGCTGCTTCAATATCGCGGTTTAGGGATTAGGTTTGGGCTGACGCTTGCATCATGCGATCGGCTGGCGGAGTCCGATGTCGTCGCAACAAATAAAGGCGATATTCTTTAATTCCGCGCTAACAGAAGGCGGCGGATGACTGTGATTTTTAGGGGCTGACTTGTCGTCCAGCGCGTTGTGTCCGATGTGCGTTGATGGCTGCCCCTCACCCTAACCCTCATATGCGCTAGGTTTAGCGCTGGACATAAGGAATCTGGTTGTGATTCAAGCTTTGGATGAAGATTCGTCCTGAGATTTTGGATCATTGGCCGGAAGTGCGCGCGCGGCTTCCGGCGGGTTTTGACCTGGAAGCAACGGCGCGGTTGCGCGGTGCTTTTACGCGGGTCCGCGAAATCAAGAATGCCGAGACGCTGTTGCGGCTGGCACTTGCCTATGGCGGCCTTGGCATGTCGCTGCGCGAGACCTGTGCATGGGCCGAAGCGGGCGGGATTGCCCGCTTGTCAGACCCATCGCTGCTCGAGCGGCTGTGCAAAGCGGCGCCTTGGCTTGGCGACATCGTCGCCGCGCTGATTGCCGAACAGGCCAAAGTGCCGGCGGGGCGCTTTGCGGGCTATCGCTTGCGTGTGCTCGATGGAACGTCGATCTGCCATCCGGGTGCTGACCGCACGACATGGCGGCTGCATGTCGGCTACGACTTGGCAACGGCTCAGGTCGATCAGCTTGAATTGACCGACATCCATGGTGCCGAGAACCTTCAGCGCCTTACCTATGCAGCCGGCGATATCGTGCTGGCCGATCGCTACTATGCAAGACCGCGCGACCTGCGGCCGGTGATCGATGCCGGTGCAGACTTCATCGTGCGGACCGGCTGGAACTCGTTGCGCCTGTTGCAGACGAATGGCGAGCCCTTCGATCTGTTTGCCGCGCTCGCCGCTCAGCAAGAGCAGGAAGGCGAGGTGCAGGTTCGTGTCCACGAAGGCATAACGGGGACGCCGCCAACGCCGCCGCTGGTCCTGCGCCTCATTGTCCGGCGCAAGGATCCGCAACAGGCCCAAGCCGAGCAGGAGCGTCTGCTCAAAGCCGCCCGCAAGCACGGCAAACAACCCGATCCGCGCAGTCTCGAGGCAGCGAAGTACATTCTGCTGCTGACTTCGCTGCCGGCCACCACCTTCCCGCCGGCCGATATCCTCACCCTCTATCGCTTCCGCTGGCAAATCGAGCTGGCGTTCAAACGGTTCAAGAGCCTGGCCGGCCTCGACAGCTTGCCGGCCAAGAAGCCGGAACTGGCCCAGGCATGGCTCTACGCCAGGCTGATCGTTGCCATCATCGCCGAACAGATTGCCGGGCAAGTCCCGGACTCTCCCCCCTCTGGATGCGGCAACCCCACCGGCTAGCCCCCCATTGGCAAGTCCTTCGCGCTGGCGTCTCATGAAGTTAGCCTTGGCCACCATTTGCGCCGCCATCCGCGGACCACTTCTGTGGCAGGCCGTCCGTAATCTCCTCACGCGAAGTCGTCGCCACCTCTGCGAGCCGCCGCGACGACGCCGAAAACAATGCGATTATCTCCGCGCCCGCCTAACCTAGCGCATATGACCCTAACCCTCTCCCCGTTCTGACGCTAGGGCATATACATATCTCGCAAAGCCCATCCATCGGCGACGGCTCGAAAGTATTTGAGGCCGTTGAAGAAGGTGATTGGGCCCGGCGGCTTGGCCGAGGCGTAGCCGTTCCAGCCGCCGAGCTTGGCGATGATCCAGGCGGCCCAAGCCAGCGAGGCCTTAGAGTGGGGATTGGACTGCAGCTTGGTTGTGCCCTTGAAACGGCTTTCGAGGGCGGCGAGGGTATCGATCTCGGCTGCCGTGAAGGTCAGGCTTGCCGGCTGGTGATCGCCGCCGCTGCGGGCTTGGACGAGCTGGAGGACGATTGCTGCGGCCTTGGCGGCGATGGCGACGAGCTTTTCCAGCCGTGCCGCCAGATGCAACTGGCTGTCCTCGATCTTGAAGCCTTGGTTCTTCATCACCCGAAAGAACTGCTCGATCATCCAGCGCTGCTTGTACCAGGCGACGATCTGCCAGGCATCGGCCGGGCTGCTGAGCCAATGGGTGGTCAGGAGCAGCCAGTGCAAGGGCTCGACACCGTCGGGGGCGGCCGGTTCAACGATCTCGACCCAGCTCAGCCTGACGCCATCGGGCAGGCTTACCTCGCGCAGGTTTTGCGGCCGCCGGATCGTCGCTTCGCCGAAGCGCAGGCACACCGTCGCCTGCCGCGCCGGACGGTCGGCGCGCTCGCGCAGATCAATCGTCTGAGTATCGCAAAACGCCACCGTTTCGACCGCGCGGCGCAGTTTGGAACCGTCGATGAGCGCATGGTCATGCATGACGCGCGACAAAAGATCGAAGCGCCGATCGGGCAGGCGCGCCCACATGATGAAGAAGTCACCCTCCCGGTCGGCGATCGCCGTGACCCGGGCCGCACGCGAAAGCACCAGTTTGGCCGCCTCTGCCGTCTCCACCCAGCGCCGCGATTCCTTTTCGTTCAACGGCCGCTCGGCATGCGGCGTAAGCTCTTCGCTACCCCGCGTCCAGACCCGGCCGCCCACCAGGCCAAGGCAGCTGCCGGTGTCGGCATCGAGCGCCAGCATCGGATGCAGCAAAAGGCCAAAGCAATTGCCTTTTTTGATCTTGCCCAATTCCCGCCGGCTGTCCGGCGTCGTCGCAAACTTGATCTCGCTGGTGTCCTGCAGCGCCAGCACGTGGCGACCCTCAACCGCAGACCGGGTCTCCTGGCTCCAGCCGGCAATGATCTCTTCCACGCTCACCGCACTGTTGTTGAGAAAACGCCCGAACCGGATCTCCTGCGAATGGTTGCCCTCGGCCAACTGGCGAAGGCAAACCGTCTCGCGCAGCACAAT
Protein-coding sequences here:
- a CDS encoding IS4 family transposase, giving the protein MKIRPEILDHWPEVRARLPAGFDLEATARLRGAFTRVREIKNAETLLRLALAYGGLGMSLRETCAWAEAGGIARLSDPSLLERLCKAAPWLGDIVAALIAEQAKVPAGRFAGYRLRVLDGTSICHPGADRTTWRLHVGYDLATAQVDQLELTDIHGAENLQRLTYAAGDIVLADRYYARPRDLRPVIDAGADFIVRTGWNSLRLLQTNGEPFDLFAALAAQQEQEGEVQVRVHEGITGTPPTPPLVLRLIVRRKDPQQAQAEQERLLKAARKHGKQPDPRSLEAAKYILLLTSLPATTFPPADILTLYRFRWQIELAFKRFKSLAGLDSLPAKKPELAQAWLYARLIVAIIAEQIAGQVPDSPPSGCGNPTG
- a CDS encoding IS4 family transposase, translated to MLLRRIVLRETVCLRQLAEGNHSQEIRFGRFLNNSAVSVEEIIAGWSQETRSAVEGRHVLALQDTSEIKFATTPDSRRELGKIKKGNCFGLLLHPMLALDADTGSCLGLVGGRVWTRGSEELTPHAERPLNEKESRRWVETAEAAKLVLSRAARVTAIADREGDFFIMWARLPDRRFDLLSRVMHDHALIDGSKLRRAVETVAFCDTQTIDLRERADRPARQATVCLRFGEATIRRPQNLREVSLPDGVRLSWVEIVEPAAPDGVEPLHWLLLTTHWLSSPADAWQIVAWYKQRWMIEQFFRVMKNQGFKIEDSQLHLAARLEKLVAIAAKAAAIVLQLVQARSGGDHQPASLTFTAAEIDTLAALESRFKGTTKLQSNPHSKASLAWAAWIIAKLGGWNGYASAKPPGPITFFNGLKYFRAVADGWALRDMYMP
- a CDS encoding methyl-accepting chemotaxis protein, translated to MLKHLKIRTKIISVVALMGLITMAGLVYVIAEFRHADAAYSAFIDHEAQASMLSARASASAVASVLQVSLLADIKPDTPEFQTALATPSKLPQARDRMKQALALVPSRKPAIDEIQAGIDEIETLATKIIEQSKAKDGAGAQANVALINAKLNALTPKMIANNDAMMAMLTDGGDALSASVNERIVFCLVLIGIAVLAAVGFSVVVAQMGIAGPMTQLRQRMTRLAEGDTTSDVSGLDRGDEVGQMAKAVSVFRDNAIERARIEARAETDRDVSDSERRDREAQKAREAAELDRAVTALGDGLRRLADGDLASHIAEPFVAHLDALREDFNNSVEKLNETLHTVGANARAIGAGANEIRSSADQLSQRTEQQSASVEETAAALEEITTTVRDAAKRAEEASQLVARTRLGAEKSGEVVRKAVSAMQQIEKSSGEISNIIGVIDDIAFQTNLLALNAGVEAARAGDAGKGFAVVAQEVRELAQRSAKAAKEIKALISTSGTHVQTGVSLVGETGKALDAIVQEVQEINQHVHAIAEASREQSIGLQEINTAVNTMDQGTQQNAAMVEESTAASHNLATEAAALNNLLGQFRLTGTGGFTTSVPIATAAPRAAARPAARAAPIRVAREGAARPAASPARALGQKIANAFGAGGSKSPSQDPDWTEF